From the Coprobacter tertius genome, one window contains:
- a CDS encoding gliding motility lipoprotein GldH, whose translation MKSNRIERHRGKMPNKYGVVIFIMVLLLVSCTETGLVFSSYNHIPDRGWDKRNILRFTPEITDTLATYDISVLLRYNNDYAYNNLWLFVTYPQDTIMRTDTLDCRLADRFGKWYGSGWGASYQQEVPLQSGVRFPGSGKQTIMIQQGMRDDITSHITDVGIKIVRREK comes from the coding sequence ATGAAAAGCAACAGGATAGAACGACACCGGGGAAAAATGCCGAATAAGTACGGAGTCGTAATTTTCATAATGGTTCTTTTACTGGTTTCTTGTACCGAAACCGGGTTGGTTTTTAGTTCCTATAATCATATTCCCGACAGAGGTTGGGACAAACGTAACATTTTACGGTTTACTCCCGAGATTACCGATACGCTGGCAACTTACGATATATCGGTATTGTTGCGTTATAATAATGATTATGCATATAATAATCTTTGGTTGTTTGTGACTTATCCTCAGGATACGATAATGCGTACCGATACGCTCGATTGCCGTTTGGCCGATCGTTTCGGCAAGTGGTACGGCTCGGGGTGGGGGGCGTCGTATCAGCAAGAGGTTCCGTTGCAGTCTGGAGTCAGGTTTCCCGGAAGCGGAAAACAAACGATTATGATACAACAGGGAATGCGGGATGATATTACGTCTCATATTACCGATGTCGGTATAAAAATCGTACGTCGGGAAAAATAA
- a CDS encoding PSP1 domain-containing protein, giving the protein MDNTSDNNNNIPKKTCCCKKQPNKLHCYDWLADLPESHNDTEMVEVQFKNTRKGYYKNSTHIKLEKGDIVAVEGNPGHDIGEVTLTGRLVLLQMKKNGIKPDNPDLKRVYRKAKPNDLEKYEEAKAKEHSTMLRARKIAEDLKLNMKIGDVEYQGDGNKAIFYYIADDRVDFRQLIKVLAEAFRVRIEMKQIGARQEAGRIGGIGPCGRQLCCSSWMTNFVSVATSAARYQDISLNPQKLAGQCAKLKCCLNYEVDAYVEGQKRLPSKEVPLETKDSTYYHFKTDIFKRQMTYSTSKEIAANLVTLDADRVFDVMAMNKKGIKPDRLEEEIEKEPVRKEFEDVVGQDSLTRFDKAKKKSNNKRKKKPQVTGIANSNGKLENAGENGQQSKPRKDNNGQKQNGNRPGKSGNRSSSQNKPNQQGKNGNEKQQDRTTPGKNAE; this is encoded by the coding sequence ATGGACAATACGTCTGACAACAATAATAATATCCCGAAGAAAACATGCTGTTGTAAAAAGCAGCCTAATAAATTGCATTGTTACGATTGGTTGGCTGATTTGCCCGAATCGCATAACGATACCGAAATGGTTGAAGTGCAGTTTAAAAATACCCGGAAGGGATATTATAAAAACTCTACCCATATAAAACTGGAGAAAGGTGATATCGTAGCGGTAGAAGGCAATCCCGGTCATGATATCGGTGAGGTTACCCTTACCGGACGGCTGGTGTTATTGCAAATGAAAAAAAACGGGATAAAACCCGATAATCCCGATCTGAAAAGAGTATATCGGAAAGCGAAACCGAACGATCTCGAGAAATACGAAGAAGCCAAAGCGAAAGAACACAGTACGATGTTACGTGCCCGTAAGATCGCCGAAGATCTGAAATTGAATATGAAAATCGGTGATGTCGAGTATCAGGGTGACGGAAATAAAGCTATTTTTTATTATATAGCGGATGACCGCGTCGATTTTCGTCAGTTGATTAAGGTATTGGCCGAAGCATTCAGGGTGCGTATCGAAATGAAACAGATCGGTGCCCGGCAGGAGGCCGGTCGTATCGGAGGTATAGGCCCTTGTGGCCGGCAGTTATGCTGTTCGAGCTGGATGACTAATTTTGTTTCGGTAGCTACGAGTGCGGCACGCTATCAGGATATATCATTGAATCCTCAGAAACTGGCCGGGCAATGCGCTAAATTGAAATGCTGCCTTAACTACGAGGTAGATGCTTATGTCGAAGGACAGAAAAGACTGCCTTCTAAAGAGGTTCCTCTCGAAACCAAAGATAGTACTTATTATCATTTTAAGACAGATATATTTAAACGCCAGATGACCTATTCTACCAGCAAAGAGATTGCTGCCAATTTGGTAACGCTCGATGCCGACAGGGTATTCGACGTAATGGCGATGAATAAAAAGGGAATAAAGCCCGATAGGCTCGAAGAAGAAATCGAGAAAGAACCTGTTCGTAAAGAATTTGAAGACGTCGTAGGGCAGGATAGTCTTACCCGATTCGATAAAGCCAAGAAAAAGTCGAATAATAAGAGAAAGAAAAAACCGCAGGTTACTGGCATTGCGAATAGCAATGGGAAACTGGAAAATGCGGGAGAAAACGGGCAACAATCTAAGCCTCGTAAAGATAATAACGGGCAAAAGCAGAACGGGAACCGACCGGGAAAGTCCGGTAATCGTTCATCTTCGCAAAATAAACCCAATCAGCAAGGGAAAAATGGGAATGAAAAGCAACAGGATAGAACGACACCGGGGAAAAATGCCGAATAA
- the rny gene encoding ribonuclease Y: MDYILLIGVGIGCLLLGGGIVLLIYKTLLKARVNSIIEEAGKEAEVIKKNKMLEVKEKFLHLKADLEKQANARNAKLQSAEAKAKQRELQLNQQQQELQRKKAEADAVRANLDAQIEVVDKKKQELEKLHKTEVEKLEHLSGLSAEEAKEKLIESLKEEAKTQAASYINDIMDDAKLTANKEAKRIVIQSIQRVATETAIENSVTVFHIDSDEIKGRIIGREGRNIRALEAATGVEIIVDDTPEAIVLSAFDPVRREIARLALHQLVTDGRIHPARIEEVVTKVRKQIEEEIIETGKRTAIDLGIHGLHPELIRLVGKMKYRSSYGQNLLQHSRETANLCAIMASELGLNPKKAKRAGLLHDIGKVPDEEPELPHALLGMKLAEKYKEKPDICNAIGAHHDETEMTSLLAPIVQVCDAISGARPGARREIVEAYIKRLNDLEQLALSYPGVLKTYAIQAGRELRVIVGADKIGDAETENLSTEIAKRIQDEMTYPGQVKITVIRETRAVSFAK; this comes from the coding sequence ATGGATTACATACTATTGATCGGAGTTGGGATCGGTTGTTTGTTGCTGGGTGGGGGAATTGTACTCCTTATATATAAAACCCTGCTGAAGGCAAGAGTGAACTCGATTATTGAAGAAGCCGGCAAAGAAGCCGAAGTAATTAAGAAGAATAAAATGCTTGAGGTGAAGGAGAAATTTCTACACCTCAAGGCTGATTTAGAAAAACAGGCTAATGCACGCAATGCTAAATTGCAGTCGGCAGAGGCAAAAGCGAAACAACGTGAGCTGCAGTTAAATCAGCAACAGCAAGAGTTACAGCGTAAAAAAGCGGAAGCCGATGCTGTAAGGGCAAATCTCGATGCTCAGATAGAAGTTGTGGATAAGAAAAAACAGGAACTTGAAAAATTGCATAAAACCGAAGTTGAAAAACTTGAACATCTTTCAGGCCTTTCGGCTGAGGAAGCTAAAGAAAAACTCATCGAATCGTTGAAAGAAGAAGCTAAAACACAAGCTGCTTCATATATAAACGATATTATGGACGATGCCAAGCTTACTGCAAACAAAGAAGCTAAGCGCATTGTGATACAGAGTATTCAACGGGTCGCTACCGAAACAGCGATCGAGAATTCGGTTACAGTGTTCCACATCGATTCGGATGAAATAAAAGGACGTATTATCGGACGTGAAGGCCGTAATATACGTGCTCTCGAAGCCGCTACCGGGGTAGAGATTATTGTAGATGATACACCCGAAGCCATCGTATTATCGGCATTCGATCCGGTACGTCGTGAAATCGCGCGTTTGGCATTACATCAGTTGGTAACCGATGGCCGTATACATCCGGCGCGTATCGAAGAGGTGGTGACTAAGGTGCGTAAACAAATTGAAGAAGAGATTATCGAAACCGGAAAGCGTACGGCGATAGATTTAGGTATTCACGGGTTACATCCCGAACTTATAAGATTAGTGGGTAAAATGAAATACCGTTCTTCTTACGGGCAGAATCTTTTGCAGCACTCTCGGGAAACGGCTAATTTATGCGCTATAATGGCGAGTGAGTTAGGATTGAATCCGAAAAAAGCGAAACGGGCCGGGCTTTTACACGATATAGGAAAAGTCCCCGATGAAGAACCGGAATTGCCACATGCTTTATTGGGTATGAAACTGGCAGAGAAATATAAGGAAAAACCCGATATTTGCAATGCGATCGGAGCTCATCACGATGAAACCGAAATGACCAGCCTGTTGGCGCCTATCGTTCAGGTTTGCGATGCGATTTCAGGAGCTCGTCCGGGTGCCCGCCGCGAAATTGTAGAAGCGTATATCAAACGGTTGAACGATCTCGAGCAGTTGGCCCTTTCTTATCCCGGTGTGCTTAAAACGTATGCTATACAGGCCGGCCGGGAATTGAGAGTGATCGTGGGTGCCGATAAGATCGGTGATGCCGAAACCGAAAATCTTTCGACCGAAATCGCCAAACGTATACAGGATGAGATGACTTATCCTGGACAGGTAAAAATTACGGTGATTCGTGAAACCCGTGCGGTGAGCTTCGCCAAATAA
- a CDS encoding cell division protein ZapA: MNDKFTINLKIAGSSYPLIINRSDEELIRKAAKLIDVKLANYSERLGADKKKTLQDFLCMTALELSYAYLKIKESRDVDVLSQTIRELDEELERYLKEE, translated from the coding sequence ATGAACGATAAGTTTACAATTAATTTGAAAATAGCCGGGAGTTCTTATCCGCTGATTATAAATCGGAGTGATGAGGAGCTGATTCGTAAGGCTGCGAAACTGATAGATGTAAAGCTGGCAAATTACTCGGAGCGCTTGGGCGCTGATAAAAAGAAGACCTTACAGGATTTTCTTTGTATGACAGCATTGGAATTGTCGTATGCCTATCTGAAAATAAAAGAATCCCGCGATGTGGATGTGTTGTCCCAAACGATTCGGGAACTGGATGAGGAATTGGAACGCTATTTGAAGGAAGAGTAG
- the pulA gene encoding type I pullulanase, whose translation MKRYILLSFLSILGFIISFSGCRKKSTVVGSTPYDDYPAYKGADLGVTIMEDETRFALWAPSADAAELLIYDQGQGGKPVQVLAMSRKSPVEPWRASQNGKLYGKFYTFRIHHDGKWLPETPGIWAKAVGVNGDRAAIVDMNKTNPEGWENDVRPPLKNFNDIILYEMHYRDFSVDSTSGINNRGKFLSLTETGTRSPSGQKTGIDHLKELGVTHVHLLPSYDFGSIDETRLSENKYNWGYDPKNYNVPEGSYSTDPFTPETRIKEMKQMIKALHDNGIRVIMDVVYNHTYTTENSNFNLTAPGYYYRHNAEGGYSDASACGNETASEREMMRRYIVESVKYWVNEYHVDGFRFDLMGIHDIETMNQVRKELNKIDPTIFVYGEGWAAADSPYPAEKRALKANAPKMPGIAVFNDDLRDAVKGHYSDGASQGFVSGVKGLEESVKFGIVGATNHPEINYHNVNYSDAPYALTPAQSINYVSSHDDLCLVDKLKASNPEMAEQDLIRLDKLAQTIVFTSQGVPFIFNGEEIFRTKKGVHNSYQSPDSVNAIDWENKTRYRDLFNYYQGLIALRKNHPAFRIPTSEGIRSHLHFLDTSPGVIAYMLGEHANGDSWREILVIFNGDSISRKVNIPEGNWTVVVKDGVINEAGMGTVKGGSVEVPYSSALILKR comes from the coding sequence ATGAAACGATACATTTTATTGTCTTTTTTGTCGATTTTGGGATTTATTATATCTTTTTCGGGATGCCGAAAAAAAAGCACGGTGGTCGGTTCGACTCCGTATGATGATTATCCTGCTTATAAAGGAGCTGATTTGGGTGTGACGATAATGGAAGATGAAACCCGGTTTGCCCTATGGGCTCCTTCTGCCGATGCGGCTGAGTTGTTGATTTATGATCAGGGGCAAGGCGGAAAACCCGTGCAGGTGCTGGCTATGTCGAGGAAATCGCCCGTAGAACCGTGGAGGGCTTCTCAAAATGGGAAATTGTATGGAAAATTCTATACTTTTCGGATTCATCACGATGGTAAATGGCTACCAGAGACCCCCGGCATATGGGCTAAGGCTGTTGGGGTAAACGGAGATCGGGCGGCTATCGTAGATATGAACAAGACTAATCCTGAAGGTTGGGAAAACGATGTTCGTCCACCGTTGAAAAACTTTAATGATATTATCCTGTACGAAATGCATTATCGTGATTTTTCTGTCGATTCGACATCGGGGATAAACAATCGCGGTAAATTTTTATCGCTTACTGAAACGGGAACGCGTTCGCCGTCGGGGCAGAAAACCGGTATCGATCATTTGAAAGAATTAGGGGTAACGCATGTGCATTTATTGCCTTCCTATGATTTCGGTTCGATCGATGAGACTCGTCTATCGGAGAATAAATATAACTGGGGATACGATCCGAAAAATTATAATGTTCCTGAAGGTTCGTATTCAACTGATCCTTTTACCCCCGAAACCCGTATCAAAGAAATGAAGCAAATGATAAAGGCGCTTCATGATAACGGAATTCGGGTTATTATGGATGTCGTTTATAACCATACATATACAACTGAAAATTCTAACTTCAATCTGACGGCGCCGGGTTATTATTATCGTCATAATGCCGAGGGGGGATATTCCGATGCGTCGGCTTGTGGGAATGAAACGGCTTCGGAACGCGAAATGATGCGACGGTATATCGTAGAATCGGTAAAGTATTGGGTGAACGAATACCATGTCGACGGTTTCCGCTTCGACCTGATGGGTATACACGATATCGAGACGATGAACCAAGTCAGGAAAGAACTGAATAAAATAGATCCTACTATTTTTGTGTACGGGGAAGGATGGGCTGCTGCCGATTCTCCATATCCTGCGGAGAAAAGGGCACTAAAAGCCAATGCTCCGAAGATGCCCGGTATCGCAGTATTTAACGATGATTTGCGTGATGCAGTAAAAGGACATTACAGCGATGGGGCTTCGCAGGGATTTGTATCGGGGGTAAAAGGGCTTGAAGAAAGTGTAAAATTCGGGATCGTGGGAGCTACAAATCATCCGGAGATAAATTACCACAATGTAAATTATTCGGATGCGCCGTATGCTCTTACCCCTGCGCAATCGATCAATTATGTGTCGAGTCATGACGATCTTTGTTTGGTCGATAAATTAAAAGCTTCTAATCCCGAGATGGCCGAACAAGACCTTATCAGACTCGATAAGCTTGCACAGACGATTGTATTTACTTCGCAGGGAGTCCCGTTTATATTTAATGGAGAGGAAATATTCCGGACTAAAAAAGGGGTACATAATTCTTATCAGTCACCCGATTCTGTTAATGCGATCGATTGGGAGAACAAAACCCGTTACCGTGATTTGTTTAATTATTACCAGGGCCTTATCGCATTGCGAAAAAACCATCCCGCTTTTCGAATTCCTACAAGCGAGGGAATACGTTCGCATTTGCATTTTCTCGATACGTCACCCGGTGTCATAGCCTATATGCTGGGAGAACATGCTAACGGAGATTCCTGGCGTGAAATACTGGTTATATTCAATGGCGACAGTATATCTCGTAAAGTGAATATCCCCGAAGGCAATTGGACGGTAGTCGTTAAAGACGGTGTTATAAATGAGGCAGGTATGGGAACCGTAAAGGGAGGAAGTGTAGAAGTTCCGTATTCGAGCGCTCTTATTCTGAAAAGATAG